From one Anopheles cruzii chromosome 3, idAnoCruzAS_RS32_06, whole genome shotgun sequence genomic stretch:
- the LOC128270301 gene encoding uncharacterized protein LOC128270301 encodes MSSPHEDEDQDLDQEINVDADSDCQSRVSYNSGSEDIDLDGDGNGSCYDESEATSDHQTHATEPTTRSPNENLPFSISRLLGKSYEREQKDKEALSEDSTPEALIKNGHHHITAGSPGSLQYAAGALYSYPIYPGGHVLRVPPQRGPCNPLSWTLPPLHPAALAHQAVKDRLAAFPIARRIGHPYQNRTPPKRQTAEEREAERQAANRLMLSLQAEALSKGFGQPPSSAGPPNATTPGAPLAALHGLQPWAEAHTAGC; translated from the exons ATGTCTTCGCCGCACGAGGACGAGGACCAGGATCTCGATCAGGAGATAAATGTCGACGCGGACTCCGACTGTCAGTCCCGGGTGTCCTACAACAGTGGCTCGGAGGACATCGATCTGGATGGCGATGGAAACGGATCCTGTTACGACGAGTCGGAAGCCACGAG TGACCATCAAACACACGCCACCGAGCCGACGACGCGATCGCCGAACGAAAACCTGCCCTTCAGCATATCACGATTACTGGGCAAATCGTACGAGCGGGAGCAGAAGGACAAGGAGGCCCTCTCGGAGGACAGCACGCCGGAGGCGCTCATCAAGAACGGACACCACCACATCACGGCCGGCTCGCCCGGGAGCCTCCAGTACGCGGCCGGCGCCCTCTATAGCTACCCGATCTACCCGGGCGGCCACGTCCTCCGAGTGCCTCCCCAGCGTGGGCCCTGCAATCCACTTTCCTGGACCCTGCCGCCTCTGCACCCTGCCGCCCTCGCTCACCAGGCCGTCAAGGACAGGCTAGCTG CGTTCCCGATTGCCCGGCGTATCGGTCACCCGTATCAGAATCGAACACCACCGAA GAGACAAACGGCCGAGGAACGGGAAGCGGAACGGCAAGCCGCGAACCGATTGATGCTTTCACTGCAAGCAGAAGCGCTCAGTAAAGGATTCGGTcagccgccgtcgtcggcgggacCGCCGAATGCCACGACGCCGGGGGCTCCGCTGGCCGCCCTGCACGGCTTACAACCGTGGGCAGAAGCTCATACGGCGGGATGTTAA